One Artemia franciscana chromosome 6, ASM3288406v1, whole genome shotgun sequence DNA window includes the following coding sequences:
- the LOC136028301 gene encoding galactosylceramide sulfotransferase-like isoform X1: MKRNTFLMLLITWVVGFVTVFQWRIQDRAGNEEFSLTDDGRILVPIAAFTEKTCEPKQKIGFLKMHKCASTTLQNIFLRYAHINDLNVILPLRRWNYLGSPELFSLKLVNDTPWHHLGYDIMALHTRWDHSAVKQALGGDPIFVTIIREPVDLFESLYSYYSLYSFFEKTNLYEFLDKLEDEKFKRKNDRFVGKIGRNQMLFDLGFPVKDFGKEDKLKDFVDGVERKFDLVMIKEKMEESIVLLKHLLCWEYKDLVYLKLNSRAQNEKKKLSVNQADKLRKWLKADNYLYMKLRAVFDRKVEQFGYKKMEEEKKKLSSVTKQIMEGCLSGKKKPAGENLIQEMRKSAGCRLFALDEYSFLDEIKIAQWKRADKKELQSVGSR; the protein is encoded by the exons atgaaaagaaatacgTTCCTTATGCTTTTAATAACGTGGGTTGTTGGCTTTGTGACTGTATTCCAGTGGAGGATTCAGGATAGGGCTGGGAATGAAGAGTTTTCTCTAACAGATGATGGAAg gaTTCTTGTGCCAATTGCTGCTTTTACAGAGAAGACTTGtgaaccaaaacaaaaaatcggATTTTTGAAAATGCATAAATGTGCCAGTACGactcttcaaaatatttttctcag GTATGCCCACATAAATGACCTGAACGTTATTCTACCATTAAGGAGATGGAATTATCTTGGCAGCCCAGAGTTATTCTCGTTAAAACTGGTTAATGATACACCCTGGCACCATCTAGGCTACGACATAATGGCTCTGCACACACGATGGGACCATAGTGCAGTAAAACAAGCGTTGGGCGGAGACCCCATTTTTGTAACCATTATTCGAGAGCCGGTAGATCTCTTCGAATCTCtttatagttattatagtttgtatagtttttttgaaaaaacgaaTTTGTATGAGTTTTTAGATAAATTGGAGGATGAAAAATTCAAACGAAAAAACGATAGATTTGTCGGTAAAATTGGAAGAAATCAGATGCTCTTTGATCTTGGATTTCCTGTAAAAGATTTTGGTaaagaagataaattaaaagattttgttGACGGAgttgaaagaaaatttgatttGGTAATGATTAAAGAGAAAATGGAAGAGtcaattgttttattaaaacaCCTATTGTGCTGGGAATATAAGGATTTAGTATATTTGAAACTGAACAGCAGAGCgcaaaatgagaaaaagaaattgtctGTCAACCAGGcagataaattaagaaaatggtTAAAGGCAGATAATTATCTCTATATGAAATTGAGAGCGGTTTTTGACAGAAAGGTTGAACAATTTGGATACAAGAAgatggaagaagaaaaaaagaaattatcctCAGTGACAAAGCAAATTATGGAAGGCTGTTTGTCAGGAAAGAAAAAACCAGCAGGTGAAAACCTTATTCAGGAAATGAG GAAAAGCGCTGGATGTCGATTGTTTGCACTTGACGAATATAGTTTTTTGGATGAAATCAAAATAGCTCAATGGAAGCGAGCAGACAAGAAAGAGTTGCAGTCAGTTGGTTCCAGATAA
- the LOC136028301 gene encoding galactosylceramide sulfotransferase-like isoform X2 encodes MKRNTFLMLLITWVVGFVTVFQWRIQDRAGNEEFSLTDDGRYAHINDLNVILPLRRWNYLGSPELFSLKLVNDTPWHHLGYDIMALHTRWDHSAVKQALGGDPIFVTIIREPVDLFESLYSYYSLYSFFEKTNLYEFLDKLEDEKFKRKNDRFVGKIGRNQMLFDLGFPVKDFGKEDKLKDFVDGVERKFDLVMIKEKMEESIVLLKHLLCWEYKDLVYLKLNSRAQNEKKKLSVNQADKLRKWLKADNYLYMKLRAVFDRKVEQFGYKKMEEEKKKLSSVTKQIMEGCLSGKKKPAGENLIQEMRKSAGCRLFALDEYSFLDEIKIAQWKRADKKELQSVGSR; translated from the exons atgaaaagaaatacgTTCCTTATGCTTTTAATAACGTGGGTTGTTGGCTTTGTGACTGTATTCCAGTGGAGGATTCAGGATAGGGCTGGGAATGAAGAGTTTTCTCTAACAGATGATGGAAg GTATGCCCACATAAATGACCTGAACGTTATTCTACCATTAAGGAGATGGAATTATCTTGGCAGCCCAGAGTTATTCTCGTTAAAACTGGTTAATGATACACCCTGGCACCATCTAGGCTACGACATAATGGCTCTGCACACACGATGGGACCATAGTGCAGTAAAACAAGCGTTGGGCGGAGACCCCATTTTTGTAACCATTATTCGAGAGCCGGTAGATCTCTTCGAATCTCtttatagttattatagtttgtatagtttttttgaaaaaacgaaTTTGTATGAGTTTTTAGATAAATTGGAGGATGAAAAATTCAAACGAAAAAACGATAGATTTGTCGGTAAAATTGGAAGAAATCAGATGCTCTTTGATCTTGGATTTCCTGTAAAAGATTTTGGTaaagaagataaattaaaagattttgttGACGGAgttgaaagaaaatttgatttGGTAATGATTAAAGAGAAAATGGAAGAGtcaattgttttattaaaacaCCTATTGTGCTGGGAATATAAGGATTTAGTATATTTGAAACTGAACAGCAGAGCgcaaaatgagaaaaagaaattgtctGTCAACCAGGcagataaattaagaaaatggtTAAAGGCAGATAATTATCTCTATATGAAATTGAGAGCGGTTTTTGACAGAAAGGTTGAACAATTTGGATACAAGAAgatggaagaagaaaaaaagaaattatcctCAGTGACAAAGCAAATTATGGAAGGCTGTTTGTCAGGAAAGAAAAAACCAGCAGGTGAAAACCTTATTCAGGAAATGAG GAAAAGCGCTGGATGTCGATTGTTTGCACTTGACGAATATAGTTTTTTGGATGAAATCAAAATAGCTCAATGGAAGCGAGCAGACAAGAAAGAGTTGCAGTCAGTTGGTTCCAGATAA